CGAACCCCAACCTCGGCCGCTGAGATCGATCGCGTTCGAACGAGACTTCTGGTACGCCGTGCGGAATCACGCGAATTCGTGGACCGGTGACGCCATACACGTCGGCCAACATCCGTTTCGCGACATGCGTCATCACGATCATCCCGGCGCTGTGCGAGGCGATCGCCTGGATCATGTGCCGCGCGGTCGCCGGCGGCTCGGTTTGCAGCGTGTGAAAAGTGGTGATGATGGGCTTGCGACAATCCCGCACGAAGTCCAGCACCCGCGAGCCCCATTCGCCGGGGTAGAGGCCGAATTCATGTTGCAAGCTGACGACGTCGCAGGGGCCATCGTTGGCGATCTCAGCAGCCAGTTGATACGCGTCGGGCTTGGCATTGTCGATGACATGCACGACGCGCGCGTCGTCGCGGCCAACGCTGCGCAACTTCTGAATGGCGGCGACGGACGATACCGCGTCGCCCGCCGCGGCATCAACGGCGTCGGCGGAGTCCTTGGTAAAGGTAGCCAGCCCGCATTCTTCGGGCGGGTAGGTTGAGACAAACAGTGGCCGGACCGTATGCATTGATTGCTCCAATGGAGTTGTGTACGCGTGGTGATCGTCGGCAATCGTCCCGGTCCCTACGGAAATGAGTCGACTCGCGCATTGCGATTGAACAGCGGCAGCCGCACGGTGAACTCGCTCCCAAGGCCAAGTCCTGCGCTATGGGCCGAAACGTCTCCGCCGTGGCGTTCTACGATCGTCTTGACCAGCGGGAGGCCAAGCCCCAGCCCGCAGTTGGTCGCGCCATTGGCAATATCGATCTGCGCGAAGGGTTCGAAGATTGTTTCCAGGACTCGGGCTTCCAGCCCTCGTCCGTTGTCACGCACCCGCACAATGGCAGCATTCCCGTGTGATCCCACCGTTACGTTCAACAGCCCTCCCTGATCGGTGAATTTAGCGGCATTCTGAATGAGATTCGAAAACACTTGCAGCAGTCGCGACGAATCGCCGTACAGCACCGTTGGCTTCTGGGGCATGTCAACCTGCAGGGTATGACCGCAGCGATCGACAAAGGGGCGAACTTCTTCACAAGCGTGGCCAATCAATTCCTGGAGATCGACTTGCTTGAGGTGAAGTTCGAATTTGCCTTCGGTGATCCGCACTACGTCGAGCAGGTCGTCGCTCAGGCTAGTCAACTGCTGGACCTGTCTCAGGATGATGCCGTGAAGCTCCTCCATCAGGGCCGGATCATGGATGGCGTTGGGCCAGAGTTGCAGCGCGTTGCTCAAAGCGCTGAGCGGATTGCGCATTTCGTGACCTAGCACGGCCAGAATCTTGTGAGTGCGATGTTGGGCGTCGTTGACGTGCGCGTCCGTTGGCTGTTGCGAATGCGTCGCGTTCCCATTTTGAGCATAGATTGTGGACATTGGAAAATACCTGCTCGATTGGACGTTGTTTTTTCAGGCACAGGGACTGTGCTCTGGCAGCGGCGCGCCATTGGCCGCCGCATCGACGTGTGTTGTCGTTTCCACTGCTTGAGTTGCTGCCAACACGAGCCTCGCATCGGCCACGTGTTCGTGCGATCCGTCGACGATCAGCAGGAGCCTTCCCTGCTGCAACTCCGACTCATAGCGCCCGCAACAGTCGATCGGAACCCCGACGCAACCCAGCGATTCGCTTAGTTGGTCGAATCCCCGCGAGCCGAAGGTGGCTTCC
This sequence is a window from Planctomycetia bacterium. Protein-coding genes within it:
- a CDS encoding HAMP domain-containing sensor histidine kinase, with protein sequence MSTIYAQNGNATHSQQPTDAHVNDAQHRTHKILAVLGHEMRNPLSALSNALQLWPNAIHDPALMEELHGIILRQVQQLTSLSDDLLDVVRITEGKFELHLKQVDLQELIGHACEEVRPFVDRCGHTLQVDMPQKPTVLYGDSSRLLQVFSNLIQNAAKFTDQGGLLNVTVGSHGNAAIVRVRDNGRGLEARVLETIFEPFAQIDIANGATNCGLGLGLPLVKTIVERHGGDVSAHSAGLGLGSEFTVRLPLFNRNARVDSFP